A window of the Brassica napus cultivar Da-Ae chromosome A2, Da-Ae, whole genome shotgun sequence genome harbors these coding sequences:
- the LOC125588266 gene encoding cellulose synthase A catalytic subunit 4 [UDP-forming]-like, with the protein MEPNTMTSFDDKHRHSSFSSKICRICSYEVKDGDNGNTFVACHVCAFPVCKPCYEYERRNGENCCPQCNTPYKPNKGDEEEENNGPVDSDGELDIKNRKDASSIHQNFAYGSVTYTTRKQRYSDGRSDGK; encoded by the exons ATGGAACCAAACACCATGACCAGCTTCGACGATAAG CATCGTCATTCCTCCTTCTCGTCAAAGATCTGTAGAATCTGTAGCTATGAGGTCAAAGACGGGGACAATGGCAATACATTCGTGGCTTGCCACGTGTGTGCATTCCCCGTTTGCAAACCTTGTTATGAGTACGAGCGTCGCAACGGTGAAAATTGTTGCCCTCAATGCAACACTCCCTACAAACCCAACAAAG gagatgaagaagaagaaaacaatggTCCGGTTGATTCAGATGGTGAATTGGATATCAAGAATCGCAAGGATGCTTCCTCCATTCACCAGAATTTTGCCTATGGATCGGTaacttacactacaagaaaacagcggtattctgacggacgttccgacggaaaatga
- the LOC106411423 gene encoding glutathione gamma-glutamylcysteinyltransferase 1, protein MATAGLYRRSLPSPPAIDFSSAEGKKIFSEALQKGTTEGFFRLISYFQTQSEPAYCGLASLSVVLNALSIDPGRKWKGPWRWFDESMLDCCEPLEVVKAKGISFGKVVCLAHCTGAKVEAFRTNQTTIADFRNFVIKCSSSENCHLISSYDRGVFKQTGSGHFSPIGGYNAERDMALILDVARFKYPPHWVPLKLLWEAMDSIDQSTGKRRGFMLISRPHREPGLLYTLCCKDESWINIAKYLKEDVPRLVSSQHVDSVEKIISVVFKSLPSNFNTFIRWVAEIRITEDAKENLSAEEKSRLNLKQVVLKEVHETELFKHISKFLSSVGYEDSMTFAAAKACCQGAEILSGCSSIEFCCREVKCVNGAVEVEGTVVTGVVVRDGSEQNVDLLVPSTQTDCEYGPEATYPAGNDLFTVLLLALPPQTWSGIKDQALMNEMKQLISMAFLPTMLQEEVLHLRRQLQLLKRCQENKEEEDLAAPAY, encoded by the exons ATGGCTACGGCGGGTCTCTACCGGAGATCTCTTCCTTCTCCTCCGGCCATTGACTTTTCTTCTGCCGAAGGCAAG AAAATATTCAGTGAAGCGCTGCAGAAAGGCACAACGGAAGGATTTTTCAGGTTGATTTCTTATTTCCAGACGCAGTCCGAACCTGCGTATTGTGGCTTGGCTAGCCTTTCAGTTGTCTTGAATGCTCTTTCTATTGATCCTGGACGTAAATGGAAAG GACCTTGGAGGTGGTTTGATGAATCGATGCTGGACTGCTGCGAGCCACTGGAAGTGGTCAAGGCCAAGGGTATTTCCTTTGGAAAAGTTGTCTGTTTGGCTCATTGTACTGGAGCCAAAGTGGAAGCTTTCCGCACAAATCAGACCACCATTGCCGATTTCCGCAACTTCGTTATCAAATGCTCCTCTTCTGAGAATTGCCATTTGATCTCATCATATGACAGAGGAGTATTTAAGCAG ACTGGGTCTGGTCACTTTTCACCTATTGGTGGCTATAACGCTGAAAGAGACATGGCTTTGATTCTTGATGTTGCCCGTTTCAAGTATCCTCCTCATTGGGTTCCTCTTAAACTTCTTTGGGAAGCCATGGACAGCATTGATCAGTCAACAGGGAAACGTAGAGG GTTCATGCTCATATCTAGACCCCATAGAGAACCCGGATTGCTTTATACTCTG TGCTGTAAGGATGAAAGCTGGATCAACATAGCCAAGTATCTGAAGGAAGATGTTCCTCGTCTTGTAAGCTCACAGCATGTAGATAGTGTGGAAAAAATCATATCAGTTGTGTTCAAGTCACTTCCGTCAAATTTCAACACATTCATCAGATGGGTGGCTGAGATCAGAATAACAGAGGATGCAAAAGAAAATCTCAGCGCAGAGGAGAAATCGAGGCTCAACTTAAAG CAAGTGGTGCTGAAAGAAGTGCATGAAACTGAACTGTTCAAACACATCAGTAAGTTCTTATCCTCAGTTGGTTACGAAGACAGTATGACATTTGCTGCAGCAAAGGCTTGTTGCCAAGGAGCTGAAATCTTGTCTGGATGCTCATCAATAGAGTTCTGTTGTCGGGAGGTGAAATGTGTCAACG GTGCTGTCGAGGTGGAAGGCACGGTGGTAACTGGAGTTGTTGTGCGTGACGGGAGTGAACAAAATGTTGATCTATTGGTGCCATCGACCCAAACTGACTGTGAGTATGGTCCGGAAGCAACTTATCCAGCAGGAAACGATTTGTTTACTGTACTTCTGCTGGCCTTACCTCCACAGACATGGTCAGGGATCAAAGACCAAGCTCTTATGAATGAAATGAAGCAGCTCATTTCTATGGCTTTCCTCCCAACTATGCTTCAAGAAGAG GTGTTGCATCTTCGACGCCAACTTCAGCTGCTAAAACGATGCCAAGAGaacaaggaggaggaggatctcGCTGCTCCTGCCTACTGA